Proteins encoded within one genomic window of Setaria italica strain Yugu1 chromosome IV, Setaria_italica_v2.0, whole genome shotgun sequence:
- the LOC105914179 gene encoding phospholipase A1-Igamma2, chloroplastic-like gives MPVPVPEDASCYGSMGNSWNRLRSSSSAPAVLRPVFAGEPYDVVPLVPSVPRVVVDAPISKALAKLWALTGRPPSWAYVHAGDELVLDVRKSPFLKHACDVLGFQNLDSCLHLLDGREGAAAAFRPGARWDLALVNNSGMLRDEARIPAWWHLPANKGLVRDALGWWVVAEREHDDLPVPDDRLPLSELD, from the exons ATGCCCGtcccggtgccggaggacgcttCCTGCTACGGTTCCATGGGGAACTCATGGAACCGGCTACGATCCTCCTCAAGCGCTCCAGCCGTCCTGCGTCCAGTTTTCGCCGGCGAACC GTACGACGTCGTCCCCTTGGTCCCGAGCGTGCCCCGGGTGGTAGTCGACGCCCCGATCTCCAAGGCTCTGGCCAAGCTGTGGGCGCTGacggggcggccgccgtcgTGGGCGTACGTgcacgccggcgacgagctcgtGCTCGACGTGAGGAAGTCCCCGTTCCTGAAGCACGCGTGCGACGTGCTGGGGTTCCAAAACCTGGACTCGTGCCTGCACCTGCTCGACGGCcgcgagggcgccgccgccgcgttccggcCCGGCGCGCGCTGGGACCTGGCGCTGGTGAACAACTCCGGCATGCTACGCGACGAGGCGCGCATCCCGGCATGGTGGCACTTGCCGGCGAACAAGGGGCTCGTGCGCGACGCGCTGGGCTGGTGGGTGGTGGCAGAGCGGGAGCACGACGACCTGCCGGTGCCGGACGACCGGTTGCCTCTGTCAGAGCTTGACTGA